One Methanophagales archaeon DNA segment encodes these proteins:
- the hisF gene encoding imidazole glycerol phosphate synthase subunit HisF has translation MLAKRIIPCLDCDLGVPGGRVVKGVEFKHITYAGIPWELAAEYDDQGADELVFLDITASHERRETMANVIEKVASKVFIPLTVGGGIRSMEDARRIFNAGADKVSVNTAALKDPELVNALAARFGSQACVVAIDAKRRYLRSEEELERAMDEDKEIIDTGEGKCWFECSFYGGRKFTGVDALEWSKEVENRGAGEILLTSMDRDGTKDGFDLELTAAVCERVNIPVIASGGCGTPSHIKDVFTYTDASAALAASIFHYKEYSIHDVKRYLKENGVHVRL, from the coding sequence ATGTTAGCAAAGCGGATTATACCCTGCCTGGACTGTGACTTAGGTGTACCAGGTGGACGTGTGGTAAAGGGAGTGGAATTCAAGCACATCACGTATGCAGGTATACCCTGGGAGCTTGCAGCGGAGTATGATGACCAGGGCGCTGATGAACTCGTATTCCTGGATATCACGGCGTCGCATGAAAGGCGAGAGACAATGGCGAATGTGATAGAGAAGGTTGCGAGTAAGGTCTTCATACCGCTCACTGTTGGAGGTGGTATACGAAGCATGGAAGATGCGAGGCGGATATTCAATGCAGGTGCTGATAAGGTCTCTGTGAACACTGCTGCGTTAAAAGACCCTGAACTGGTGAATGCACTCGCTGCACGGTTCGGTTCGCAGGCGTGTGTAGTGGCAATAGATGCAAAGAGGCGGTATCTGCGCAGTGAAGAGGAATTGGAGAGGGCAATGGATGAAGACAAGGAGATAATAGATACGGGGGAGGGGAAATGCTGGTTTGAATGCTCATTTTACGGCGGCAGGAAGTTCACGGGCGTAGATGCACTGGAATGGTCGAAGGAAGTAGAGAACAGAGGAGCAGGTGAGATTCTACTCACCAGTATGGACCGTGATGGGACAAAGGACGGGTTCGACTTGGAATTGACTGCGGCAGTTTGTGAGCGTGTGAATATACCGGTTATAGCCTCTGGAGGTTGCGGCACGCCCTCGCACATAAAGGATGTCTTCACCTACACCGATGCTTCCGCTGCACTCGCGGCATCCATATTCCACTATAAAGAATACTCAATTCATGATGTCAAACGCTATCTAAAGGAGAATGGCGTTCATGTTCGGTTGTGA